One Clupea harengus chromosome 3, Ch_v2.0.2, whole genome shotgun sequence DNA window includes the following coding sequences:
- the dus2 gene encoding LOW QUALITY PROTEIN: tRNA-dihydrouridine(20) synthase [NAD(P)+]-like (The sequence of the model RefSeq protein was modified relative to this genomic sequence to represent the inferred CDS: deleted 1 base in 1 codon), whose amino-acid sequence MAETTELSFRNKTALAPMVRCGTLPMRLLALDYGADIVYCEELIDIKMAQCNRIVNEELETVDYVAPDGRVMFRTCSREKDRVVFQMGTADPQRALTVAQLVQDDVAAIDVNMGCPKEYSTKGGMGAALLSDPDKIETILTTLVNGLSKPVTCKIRVLPSLEDTVRLVRRIERTGVSAIAVHGRMKEERNQQPVHCDYIQAVAEAVSIPVLANGGSLDLVKTHSDIAKFREATGACSVMLARAAMWNPSIFCSQGPVSIDEVMEEYIKYAVRYDNHAFNTKYCLCQMLRERLESPMGKLLHAAQTNKEICEAYGMMQYYDEIESELQRRKEGLQKNNINLSHPTLEGDVWIMPVRFERREYPPQITPKMYLLEWSRREKLGQPVYETVQRSQDRGFQSTVAVAEKKYRSTLWEKSKKFAEQAASVVCLRVLGVPEGRVGEDSCGLVNKRKREEENKNGAIQPEDSPPAPELDGRKRHITLSPQKAEEPTNRTCTQPVVNGSHHSQTAS is encoded by the exons ATGGCTGAGACCACTGAGCTGAGCTTTCGCAATAAAACAGCCCTTGCGCCGATGGTTCGGTGTGGGACATTACCGATGAGGCTCCTCGCGCTGGACTACGGTGCCGATATTGTGTATTGCGAG GAGCTAATAGATATAAAAATGGCTCAGTGCAATCGAATTGTTAATG AGGAGCTGGAGACGGTGGATTACGTCGCCCCGGATGGCCGAGTCATGTTCAGGACGTGCAGCCGTGAAAAGGACAGGGTTGTTTTCCAGATG GGAACAGCAGACCCACAGAGAGCGTTGACTGTCGCCCAACTTGT GCAAGATGATGTTGCTGCCATTGACGTGAATATGGGGTGTCCTAAGGAGTACTCTACTAAG GGTGGCATGGGAgctgctcttctctctgac CCGGACAAGATAGAGACG ATTTTGACCACACTTGTGAATGGACTGTCCAAACCTGTTACATGCAAAATCAGAGTTCTTCCATCA CTGGAAGACACTGTAAGATTGGTGAGAAGAATAGAAAGAACTGGAGTGTCTGCCATTGCAGTACATGGCAG GATGAAGGAGGAAAGAAATCAGCAACCTGTTCACTGTGACTACATCCAGGCAGTGGCTGAGGCCGTATCCATACCTGTTCTTGCTAA TGGTGGCTCTCTTGATTTGGTGAAGACCCACTCAGATATCGCAAAGTTCCGTGAGGCAACCGGGGCTTGCTCAGTGATGCTCGCCCGTGCCGCCATGTGGAACCCCTCTATCTTCTGCAGCCAGGGGCCAGTGTCTATTGACGAAGTCATGGAGGAATACATTAAATAT GCGGTTCGTTATGACAATCATGCTTTCAACACCAAGTACTGCCTGTGTcagatgctgagagagagactggagtcACCCATGGGCAAACTGCTTCATGCTGCGCAAACCAATAAGGAGATCTG TGAGGCGTATGGTATGATGCAATACTATGACGAAATTGAGTCAGAGCTACAACGTCGAAAAGAAGGCCTCCAGAAGAACAATATCAACCTAAGCCACCCTACATTAGAGGGAGATGTCTGGATCATGCCTGTTCGgtttgagag GAGAGAGTACCCTCCTCAGATAACGCCTAAGATGTACCTGCTTGAGTGGAGTCGCCGTGAGAAACTGGGGCAGCCGGTGTATGAGACG GTACAGCGTAGCCAGGACAGAGGCTTCCAGTCCACTGTGGCCGTGGCGGAGAAGAAGTACAGATCCACCCTGTG GGAGAAGTCAAAGAAGTTTGCGGAACAGGCGGCCTCcgttgtgtgtctgcgtgttctGGGGGTGCCGGAGGGACGGGTGGGGGAGGACAGCTGTGGACTGGTGAATAAGAGAAAGCGggaggaggagaacaagaaTGGGGCGATCCAGCCAGAGGACAGTCCACCAGCGCCAGAGTTAGACGGCAGGAAAAGACACATCACCCTGTCACCCCAGAAAGCAGAAGAGCCTACGAATAGAACTTGCACGCAACCTGTTGTGAATGGCTCACACCATAGTCAGACAGCTTCTTAG
- the cpne8 gene encoding copine-8, with protein sequence MSDMRRSSTMNSFMNMASIGEFDPLTAAIPATKVEITVSCRNLLDRDTFSKSDPICVLYTQTIGNREWREFGRTEVIDNTLNPDFVRKFILDYFFEERQNLRFDLYDLDSKSENLSKHDFLGQAFCTLGEMVGSLGSRLERPLIGIPGKNCGTIVVTAEELGNCRESVLLQFCGNKLDKKDFFGKSDPFLVFYRSNVDGSFTISHKTEVVKNTLDPVWQAFKIPVRVLCNGDYDREIKIEVYDWDRDGGHDYIGEFSTSYRELSKGQSQFNVYEVVNPRKKKKKKKYKNSGTVTLLSCLIDIEVTFLDYIKGGTQINFTVAIDFTASNGNPSQPTSLHYLSPYHQNAYAMALRAVGEIIQDYDSDKMFPALGFGAKLPPDGRISHEFALNGNPENPYCTGIEGVMEAYYQSLKSVRLYGPTFFSPVINHVARYASLVRDGSEYFILLIISDGVISDMAQTKESIVNASCLPMSIIIVGVGPAEFDEMIELDGDEERISSRGRFAERDIVQFVPFRDYIDPRGNHILSMARLAKDVLAEIPDQFLHYMRTRGIKPQSPPHSYTSKLPTVPMQTQI encoded by the exons AAATCTTCTGGATAGAGACACGTTTTCCAAGTCTGATCCAA TTTGCGTTCTGTACACACAAACCATCGGAaacagagagtggagagag TTTGGCAGGACAGAAGTCATTGACAACACCCTAAACCCAGACTTTGTGCGGAAATTCATCCTCGACTACTTCTTTGAGGAAAGGCAAAACCTCCGTTTTGACTT GTATGACCTTGACTCCAAGAGTGAAAACCTGTCCAAACAT gacTTCCTGGGCCAGGCGTTCTGCACGCTGGGGGAGATGGTGGGTTCACTGGGAAGCCGTCTGGAGAGACCCCTGAT AGGGATTCCTGGGAAGAACTGTGGAACCATTGTTGTCACCGCAGAGGAACTGGGCAACTGCAGG GAATCTGTTCTGTTGCAATTTTGTGGAAACAAACTGGACAAGAAAGACTTTTTTGGAAAATCCGATCCCTTCCTCGTCTTTTACCGGAGCAATGTAGACGGATC ATTCACCATCTCCCATAAAACCGAGGTGGTGAAGAATACTCTGGATCCAGTCTGGCAGGCGTTTAAGATTCCTGTCCGTGTTCTGTGCAATGGAGACTACGACAG AGAGATCAAGATTGAGGTGTATGACTGGGACAGAGATGGCGG TCACGACTACATTGGGGAGTTCAGCACCAGCTACAGGGAGCTGTCCAAAGGCCAATCTCAGTTTAATGTGTATGAG GTGGTAAACccaaggaagaagaaaaagaagaagaaatacaaGAATTCTGGAACT GTGACATTGCTGTCCTGCCTCATCGACATTGAAGTCACCTTCCTGGACTATATCAAAGGAGG AACTCAGATCAATTTTACAGTGGCCATTGACTTCACTGCATCTAATG gcaaCCCCTCCCAGCCTACCTCACTGCACTACCTGAGCCCCTACCACCAGAATGCCTACGCCATGGCTTTGAGAGCGGTGGGGGAGATCATCCAGGACTACGACAGTGATAAGATGTTTCCTGCACTTGGCTTCGGTGCAAAACTTCCACCAGATGGCAGGATCTCGCATGAGTTTGCCTTG AATGGGAATCCCGAGAACCCGTACTGCACGGGAATAGAGGGTGTGATGGAGGCCTACTACCAGAGCCTCAAATCAGTGCGTCTCTACGGACCCACTTTCTTCTCACCTGTAATCAATCATGTAGCcag ATATGCTTCCCTTGTGAGAGACGGCTCCGAGTacttcatcctcctcatcatctccGACGGCGTCATCTCAGACATGGCACAAACGAAAGAGTCTATTGTTAAT gcttcttgtCTTCCAATGTCAATAATCATCGTTGGAGTAGGACCTGCTGAATTTGATG aaaTGATTGAGCTGGATGGCGATGAAGAGAGGATTTCATCCAGAGGAAGATTTGCAGAGAGGGACATCGTTCAG TTTGTGCCGTTCAGGGATTACATCGACCCGCGGGGCAACCACATCCTGAGTATGGCTCGTCTGGCCAAAGACGTCCTGGCGGAGATACCTGACCAGTTTCTGCACTACATGAGAACCAGAGGCATCAAGCCCCAGAGTCCGCCTCATTCGTACACTTCCAAACTCCCCACAGTACCCATGCAGACCCAGATCTAA